In a single window of the Acetivibrio clariflavus DSM 19732 genome:
- a CDS encoding glycosyltransferase family 4 protein: MRILAVAHDKEFIGGANRSLLMVLSSLKANYNVECDVLLPGKDGSFESKLKEAGINCIVSSYKGVFCACKGDKKDILRKVNVHFKYIKQKFLGRQLAKQLGDKKYDLIYTNTRFPAVGAEIAHCLKIPHICHIREIGSPAMYCGKWSYSEIYRKSDKIILISQALYNRVAEDVPTDKLVMIYNGISGDIGLPVHELFPNGRFNMVLAGRIVPDKGHEDAILAVYKMIQDNCENIHLYIAGSSPSSGKQYEDKLKNMIEKYSLQDKVTFLGEVQNMREIRKDMDIELVCSVCETFGRVTVEGMRNGLLVIGSNTGGTPEIIQDNETGYLYEQGNPSDLARILKMVYHNPDRGREIAMAGYVMSQKKFTEEDNVRRIYEVMCELCN, from the coding sequence ATGAGGATATTAGCTGTTGCACATGATAAAGAATTTATAGGTGGAGCAAATCGCTCTCTTTTAATGGTCCTTTCTTCATTGAAAGCTAATTACAATGTTGAGTGTGATGTTCTTTTGCCGGGAAAGGATGGTTCTTTTGAAAGTAAACTTAAAGAAGCAGGGATTAATTGTATTGTCAGCTCGTATAAAGGTGTATTTTGCGCTTGTAAGGGAGATAAAAAAGATATTCTTCGCAAAGTGAATGTACATTTTAAATATATTAAACAAAAGTTTTTAGGACGTCAATTAGCTAAACAGCTAGGTGATAAAAAGTATGATTTAATTTATACTAATACACGTTTTCCAGCAGTTGGTGCAGAGATTGCACATTGTTTAAAAATTCCTCATATTTGTCATATACGTGAGATTGGTTCTCCTGCAATGTATTGTGGTAAATGGTCTTACTCAGAAATTTATCGCAAAAGTGATAAAATAATATTAATTTCTCAGGCATTATACAATCGTGTTGCTGAAGATGTTCCAACAGATAAACTTGTGATGATTTACAACGGAATAAGTGGAGATATAGGACTACCAGTACATGAACTTTTCCCAAATGGTAGGTTTAATATGGTGCTTGCAGGGAGGATTGTTCCGGATAAAGGTCATGAAGATGCAATTTTAGCAGTATATAAAATGATACAGGACAATTGCGAAAATATTCATTTATATATTGCAGGGAGTTCACCGAGTTCTGGAAAACAATATGAAGATAAATTAAAGAATATGATAGAAAAATATTCATTACAAGATAAAGTAACATTCCTCGGCGAAGTACAGAATATGAGAGAGATACGTAAAGATATGGATATTGAATTGGTATGTTCAGTCTGTGAAACTTTTGGACGAGTGACAGTTGAGGGAATGAGAAACGGCTTGTTAGTTATAGGCAGTAATACAGGTGGCACACCTGAAATAATACAAGATAATGAGACAGGCTATTTATATGAACAAGGAAATCCTTCAGATTTAGCTCGGATTTTAAAAATGGTTTATCATAATCCTGATAGAGGAAGAGAAATAGCTATGGCTGGTTATGTTATGTCTCAAAAGAAATTCACAGAAGAAGATAATGTAAGGAGAATATATGAGGTTATGTGCGAACTATGTAATTAA
- a CDS encoding O-antigen ligase family protein, which translates to MLGDIKEVIYRNVYIVSIMILFLIRPAYLSNSFDLLFQFGMYITCIIIVALYLLTNKKKNKMLLFFSYFAAILFSTVYQNGNVVEFIRSQLPILSACLLFYLWLDKSPETLLRAHAVIEILTYINLATVIMFPNGLFQTNVYSRNWFLGYQNTLIRTILPGVCLSFIYSYKLHNKISLRTFLLLVAAFVTVIKVNSSTSIVGLTVFISLFLIVSKVNRKKVYHFINLFSGFIIVIAANILIVVIQSNAKLISYVVENILQKDLTFTGRNIIWANSIELFLRHPIIGNGYLSEKDYQQFFDYVLATHPHNFILYQLTMGGILLFIIFCAIIVLSSYNLKNSSTIYSKIVLCTIISFMVMGISESLVSTRLWWPMFVLAINIDKIDKCQFSQVRRYVICVNGKRLLKI; encoded by the coding sequence TTGTTAGGAGATATAAAAGAGGTAATTTATAGAAATGTTTATATTGTTTCAATAATGATATTGTTTTTGATTCGTCCAGCATATTTGAGTAATTCATTTGATTTGTTGTTTCAATTTGGAATGTATATTACATGTATTATTATTGTTGCCCTATATTTATTGACTAATAAAAAGAAAAATAAAATGCTTCTGTTTTTTTCATACTTTGCTGCAATACTATTTTCGACAGTTTATCAAAATGGTAATGTAGTAGAATTTATACGCTCTCAATTGCCTATTCTTTCTGCATGTTTACTTTTTTATTTGTGGCTGGATAAATCACCGGAGACATTATTACGAGCTCATGCAGTTATAGAAATACTTACATATATAAATTTAGCTACTGTTATAATGTTTCCTAATGGCCTATTTCAAACCAATGTTTATAGTAGGAATTGGTTTCTAGGTTATCAAAATACATTGATTCGAACTATCTTACCTGGAGTGTGTTTGTCTTTTATTTATTCATATAAATTGCATAATAAGATATCATTAAGAACATTTTTGTTACTAGTTGCAGCATTTGTAACAGTTATAAAGGTGAATTCTTCTACATCAATTGTAGGATTAACTGTTTTTATATCTTTATTTTTAATTGTATCAAAAGTAAATAGAAAAAAAGTATACCATTTTATTAATCTATTTAGTGGATTTATTATAGTTATTGCTGCAAACATATTAATTGTAGTAATACAATCAAATGCAAAACTTATATCTTATGTAGTGGAAAATATTCTTCAAAAAGACTTAACATTTACTGGACGAAATATAATATGGGCAAATTCAATAGAGTTGTTTTTAAGACATCCTATTATAGGTAATGGTTATTTATCTGAAAAGGATTATCAGCAATTTTTTGATTATGTTTTAGCAACTCATCCTCATAATTTTATATTGTATCAGTTGACAATGGGTGGAATTCTTTTGTTTATTATATTTTGTGCTATTATAGTACTTTCAAGTTATAATCTAAAAAATTCATCAACGATTTATTCAAAAATTGTTCTTTGCACAATTATTAGTTTTATGGTAATGGGAATATCAGAATCTCTTGTAAGCACAAGGTTATGGTGGCCGATGTTTGTGCTTGCTATAAATATAGACAAAATTGATAAATGTCAATTTTCTCAAGTTAGAAGGTATGTAATTTGCGTAAATGGAAAAAGGCTATTAAAAATATAG
- a CDS encoding glycosyltransferase, translating to MIRVLLVLKDLRVGNGIASCIMNYYDFLIDNGFSIDFLLLQNIDSDYMNKAMQHGKVFVLPYSKMKYSKSVKKCLDSIFKNNKYDIIHVNARGPYGAWILKKASKEEIKYRIYHSHNPKNNLTLKSTLNSFIYNRLCVKRATHYLACSKTAGNSIFGERKYSILKNCIDPERFMYNSDHRLKIRRELKIEESTIVIGTVARLDKQKNPLFVLDCFAEFLLINNNAVLVWVGNGSMMDQVKEYAKARNIDNKVYFVGVKKNVNEWYSMMDYFLLPSKFEGLGIVFIEAQASGLPCFGSTAVPEDTEVTNLMHRLDIKSGAKVWANAIAKCEKNVNRGEAVNQIKQSGYDIKNEYDALAKYYNSLIERG from the coding sequence ATGATACGTGTATTGTTGGTACTAAAAGATTTAAGGGTAGGTAACGGGATTGCAAGTTGCATTATGAACTATTATGATTTTTTAATTGATAATGGATTTTCTATAGATTTTCTTTTGCTACAAAATATAGATAGCGATTATATGAATAAAGCTATGCAACATGGCAAAGTTTTTGTACTTCCTTATTCGAAGATGAAGTATAGTAAATCAGTAAAAAAATGTTTAGATTCGATATTTAAGAATAATAAATACGATATCATTCATGTAAATGCTCGTGGACCTTATGGTGCATGGATATTGAAAAAAGCATCGAAAGAAGAAATAAAATATAGGATATATCATAGTCATAACCCTAAAAATAATCTTACGCTAAAAAGTACATTAAATTCATTTATATATAATCGACTCTGTGTAAAAAGAGCTACCCATTATTTGGCTTGCTCAAAAACTGCAGGTAATTCAATTTTTGGTGAAAGGAAATATTCGATACTGAAGAATTGTATTGATCCTGAACGTTTTATGTATAATAGTGATCATAGATTAAAAATAAGGCGAGAATTAAAAATTGAAGAATCAACGATTGTTATTGGAACAGTAGCTCGTTTAGATAAACAAAAGAATCCGTTATTTGTGCTAGATTGTTTTGCTGAGTTTTTATTGATTAATAATAATGCAGTGTTAGTATGGGTCGGAAATGGTTCGATGATGGACCAGGTTAAGGAATATGCAAAGGCTCGAAATATAGATAATAAAGTATATTTTGTAGGAGTAAAGAAAAATGTAAATGAGTGGTATTCAATGATGGACTATTTTTTATTGCCTTCAAAATTTGAAGGATTGGGAATTGTATTTATTGAAGCTCAGGCATCTGGGCTACCTTGCTTTGGTTCAACTGCTGTACCGGAAGATACTGAGGTTACTAATTTAATGCATAGGCTTGATATAAAAAGTGGTGCGAAAGTATGGGCAAATGCAATAGCCAAGTGTGAAAAAAATGTCAATCGTGGCGAAGCAGTAAATCAAATAAAACAAAGTGGGTACGATATTAAGAATGAGTATGATGCTTTAGCTAAATATTATAATTCCTTAATTGAAAGAGGATAA
- a CDS encoding glycosyltransferase: MEPLLTIIVPVYKIKEEYLRQSIESMLNQNSEEYRIILVDDGSPDNCGQICDEYASKNKIIQVIHQQNSGVSAARNSGILQTQTPWLTFVDPDDWIEPNAVTTILNEIKGDAKSADIIMFDYSREFENGGYVESLNIKSCFCDEELLNACREAPFFKLIQNGKVNPFSIKAVWNKVYKKDFIINNKLFFIPEARKGQDLLFNADAVNSARKIYYLNRILYHYRCYNESITNKYNADIVHLTKIEIEELQRQIKKHNLPNSVINSFNCRICTRLYSCMRLYFFHENNPLPKKERIAEAKRLVESEPFASAIKKLIVNIFLYKKEYLYFA; the protein is encoded by the coding sequence ATGGAACCGCTACTTACTATAATAGTTCCAGTTTATAAAATAAAAGAAGAATACTTAAGGCAAAGCATTGAAAGTATGCTAAACCAAAACTCTGAAGAATATCGTATTATTCTGGTTGATGATGGTTCTCCAGATAACTGTGGACAAATTTGCGATGAATATGCTAGTAAAAATAAGATTATTCAAGTAATCCATCAGCAGAATTCAGGTGTTTCCGCAGCAAGAAATTCTGGAATTTTACAAACCCAAACTCCGTGGTTAACTTTTGTTGATCCCGATGATTGGATAGAACCTAACGCAGTAACTACAATTCTTAATGAAATAAAAGGCGATGCAAAATCTGCAGATATAATTATGTTTGATTATTCAAGAGAGTTTGAGAATGGAGGATATGTAGAAAGTCTTAATATAAAAAGTTGCTTTTGTGATGAAGAACTACTTAATGCTTGTAGAGAGGCACCTTTTTTTAAATTGATTCAAAATGGTAAAGTAAATCCTTTTTCGATAAAAGCGGTTTGGAATAAAGTGTATAAGAAAGATTTTATTATTAATAATAAGTTGTTTTTTATACCGGAGGCACGAAAAGGACAAGATCTTTTGTTTAATGCTGATGCTGTTAATTCTGCTAGAAAAATTTATTATTTAAATCGAATTTTATATCATTACAGGTGCTATAATGAATCGATTACCAATAAATATAATGCTGATATTGTTCATTTAACAAAAATTGAAATAGAGGAATTACAGCGGCAGATAAAAAAACATAATCTTCCGAACAGTGTTATAAACAGTTTTAATTGTCGTATATGTACTAGATTGTATTCTTGTATGCGTCTTTACTTTTTTCATGAGAATAATCCATTACCTAAAAAAGAAAGAATAGCTGAAGCAAAAAGACTAGTTGAGTCAGAACCCTTTGCTTCTGCAATAAAAAAGCTAATAGTAAATATCTTTCTTTACAAGAAAGAATATTTATATTTTGCTTAA